In a single window of the Pedococcus dokdonensis genome:
- a CDS encoding chorismate-binding protein, protein MEAATGHARFGTVLATRPVEVRHDLESIERGFWAVVAEFEGAVTAVRFADVDRQAAAPPVTPWSPLAGAWATSLDHAAYLAGVAEVRERIAAGTVYQVNLCRVVSHELSDDADLDGLARLLERGNPAPHAGRIVVPSAGLDVVCASPEAFLLRDGDRLESRPIKGTATSLEAMLPKDYAENVMIVDLVRNDLSHVCREGTVQVEHLCRPEEHPGLVHLVSAVSGQLRPGVGWGAVMAATFPPGSVSGAPKHTALQAIADLEPVPRGPYCGAIGWLDADTGTAELAVGIRSFWAERDGEGRRWLRFGTGAGITWGSDPEQEWVETQVKSRRLVGLASGRVEA, encoded by the coding sequence GTGGAGGCGGCGACGGGGCACGCGAGGTTCGGCACCGTCCTGGCCACCCGCCCGGTCGAGGTCCGGCACGACCTCGAGTCCATCGAACGCGGGTTCTGGGCCGTCGTGGCCGAGTTCGAGGGCGCCGTGACCGCCGTCCGCTTCGCCGACGTCGACCGCCAGGCCGCCGCCCCGCCCGTCACGCCCTGGTCGCCGCTGGCAGGTGCGTGGGCGACGAGCCTGGACCACGCGGCATACCTCGCCGGGGTGGCGGAGGTCCGCGAGCGGATCGCCGCGGGCACCGTCTACCAGGTGAACCTCTGCCGGGTGGTCTCGCACGAGCTGTCCGACGACGCGGACCTCGACGGGCTGGCACGTCTGCTCGAGCGGGGCAACCCGGCGCCGCACGCCGGGCGGATCGTGGTGCCGTCCGCGGGTCTCGACGTGGTCTGCGCGAGCCCCGAGGCGTTCCTGCTCCGCGACGGGGACCGACTGGAGTCGCGGCCGATCAAGGGAACCGCGACCAGCCTGGAGGCCATGCTGCCGAAGGACTACGCGGAGAACGTGATGATCGTCGACCTGGTGCGCAACGACCTTTCGCACGTCTGCCGAGAGGGGACCGTGCAGGTCGAGCACCTCTGTCGACCGGAAGAGCACCCGGGCCTGGTGCACCTGGTGTCGGCCGTGTCGGGGCAGCTGCGTCCTGGGGTCGGCTGGGGCGCGGTGATGGCGGCGACGTTTCCGCCGGGGTCGGTGTCGGGGGCGCCCAAGCACACGGCGCTGCAGGCGATCGCCGACCTGGAGCCGGTGCCGCGCGGCCCGTACTGCGGGGCGATCGGCTGGCTCGACGCCGACACGGGCACGGCGGAACTCGCCGTGGGCATCCGCTCGTTCTGGGCTGAACGGGATGGTGAGGGGCGACGGTGGCTGAGGTTCGGCACCGGGGCCGGCATCACGTGGGGCTCCGACCCTGAGCAGGAATGGGTGGAGACTCAGGTGAAATCCCGACGTCTCGTGGGACTGGCGTCTGGAAGGGTGGAGGCATGA
- a CDS encoding pyridoxamine 5'-phosphate oxidase family protein produces the protein METNTQLTVAQCWTALREGVVGRVAVLQGQGPDIFPVNYAVDHGTVVFRTGTGTLFTSSDGTFVAFEVDGYDTERGEAWSVVARGFAHEVYELDDALEAMRLPLYPWHDGPKPRIMRIHPDSVTGRRFAVRGGHRTGRPITDVRT, from the coding sequence ATGGAAACGAACACTCAGCTCACGGTCGCGCAGTGCTGGACTGCCTTGCGCGAGGGCGTGGTCGGTCGGGTCGCCGTCCTGCAGGGTCAGGGGCCAGACATCTTCCCGGTCAACTACGCGGTGGACCACGGGACAGTGGTCTTCCGCACCGGCACGGGCACCCTGTTCACGTCGTCCGACGGCACGTTCGTCGCGTTCGAGGTGGACGGCTACGACACGGAGCGGGGCGAGGCGTGGAGCGTGGTGGCCCGCGGGTTCGCCCATGAGGTCTACGAGCTCGACGACGCCCTGGAGGCCATGCGGCTGCCGCTCTACCCGTGGCACGACGGGCCCAAGCCACGGATCATGCGCATCCACCCGGACTCGGTGACCGGTCGACGGTTCGCCGTCCGTGGCGGCCACCGGACCGGCCGGCCGATCACTGACGTCCGCACCTAG
- a CDS encoding pyridoxamine 5'-phosphate oxidase family protein produces the protein MHAHEVTEVLNRRSSQELLARDVTRLAYVALDGTPRTIPIVFAWNGETAVMCTPKNAPKLKALARNPMVAMTIDTESHPPKILLIRGRADLDPVDGIPDEFLQQTGTYEMTAEQRVEWEKEVRSLYADGMVRIVVTPTWAKLIDFEQTLPTAVAELVERRARSQG, from the coding sequence ATGCACGCGCACGAGGTCACCGAGGTCCTGAACCGCCGGTCCAGCCAGGAGCTGCTGGCCCGCGACGTGACACGACTGGCGTATGTCGCGCTGGACGGGACCCCTCGAACCATCCCGATCGTCTTCGCGTGGAACGGCGAGACCGCCGTGATGTGCACCCCGAAGAACGCGCCCAAGCTGAAGGCCCTCGCTCGGAACCCGATGGTCGCGATGACGATCGACACCGAGTCGCACCCGCCGAAGATCCTCCTGATCCGCGGGCGCGCCGACCTCGACCCCGTCGACGGGATACCCGACGAGTTCCTCCAGCAGACCGGCACCTACGAGATGACGGCCGAGCAGCGCGTCGAGTGGGAGAAGGAGGTCCGCTCGCTCTACGCGGACGGCATGGTGCGCATCGTCGTCACCCCGACCTGGGCCAAGCTGATCGACTTCGAGCAGACCCTGCCGACCGCGGTCGCCGAGCTGGTCGAGCGGCGTGCCCGCAGCCAGGGGTGA
- a CDS encoding ArsR/SmtB family transcription factor has protein sequence MPTALDATRLDTVFTALADPTRRDIVQRLGSGEATVKELAEPYAMTMQAVSQHIRVLERAGLVSRTRHRQSRPCRLEPAALETALSWIEESRRVWSERMDRLDTHLARLQDGDDR, from the coding sequence ATGCCAACCGCTCTCGACGCGACCCGGCTCGACACCGTCTTCACGGCACTCGCCGACCCGACCAGACGCGACATCGTGCAACGGCTCGGGTCGGGTGAGGCGACCGTCAAGGAGCTGGCCGAGCCGTACGCGATGACCATGCAGGCGGTGTCGCAGCACATCCGGGTGCTCGAGCGAGCCGGGTTGGTCAGTCGCACCCGACACCGCCAGAGCCGGCCGTGCCGGCTCGAACCGGCGGCGCTCGAGACCGCGCTCTCGTGGATCGAGGAGAGCCGACGAGTGTGGTCGGAGCGCATGGACCGCCTCGACACCCACCTGGCCCGGCTGCAGGACGGTGACGACCGGTGA
- a CDS encoding FMN reductase, whose amino-acid sequence MSTRRIVVVQAGLGQPSSTRLLGDRLGAATTDALLERGDEAEVVTVDLREHAHALADALLTGFATGALRQALDEVRDADAVIAVTPVFQASYSGLFKTFMDVLDDGALRGTPVLMAATAGTARHSLVLEHAMRPMFAYLKAVTVPTAVFAASEDWGTGGAGGATSSGSGLSGRIAIAAGELADLLTGRPARVERPDEFADPVPFEQLLGH is encoded by the coding sequence ATGAGCACCCGACGCATCGTGGTCGTCCAGGCCGGTCTCGGTCAGCCGAGCAGCACCCGGCTGCTCGGCGACCGGCTGGGCGCGGCCACGACGGACGCCCTCCTGGAGCGCGGCGACGAGGCCGAGGTGGTGACCGTCGACCTGCGCGAGCACGCGCACGCGCTGGCCGATGCCCTGCTCACCGGGTTCGCGACCGGCGCGCTCCGCCAGGCCCTTGACGAGGTCCGCGACGCCGACGCGGTCATCGCGGTGACGCCGGTCTTCCAGGCGTCCTACAGCGGGCTCTTCAAGACCTTCATGGACGTCCTCGACGACGGCGCGCTGCGCGGCACCCCGGTGCTGATGGCGGCGACGGCCGGGACGGCCCGGCACTCCCTGGTGCTCGAGCACGCGATGCGACCGATGTTCGCCTACCTCAAGGCAGTCACGGTCCCCACCGCGGTGTTCGCGGCGTCCGAGGACTGGGGCACCGGCGGCGCCGGCGGTGCCACCAGCTCCGGCTCCGGTCTCTCGGGCCGGATCGCCATCGCGGCCGGCGAGCTGGCCGACCTGCTCACCGGGCGCCCGGCCCGGGTCGAGCGACCCGACGAGTTCGCCGACCCGGTGCCGTTCGAGCAGCTGCTCGGCCACTGA
- a CDS encoding universal stress protein, whose protein sequence is MSSTTIGRVVVGVDGQPPAARALDWAIAEAQRTHATVQLVHARAMPLRVPAPESPFAAHTAESDEILGTATERVRTLAPGLTVTTASAYGNAAALLSDVSRGATCLVVGAREQSALGSALLGSTSLDVAAHAPCPVVVVRALPEQLPDRPGVVVGSDGSELSEAAIAAGFEQADRLGLPLTVVHAWYLDYAGTGLAALETSDVRLQVTQEEQALAAEALAGWSEKYPDVQVRQRVVHGHPVEALVQHSRGAELVVVGSRGRGGFTGLLLGSVSHGVLHHAHCPVMVVRPGGGV, encoded by the coding sequence ATGTCATCCACCACCATCGGACGCGTCGTCGTCGGAGTCGACGGCCAACCCCCGGCCGCCCGGGCACTCGACTGGGCGATCGCCGAAGCACAGCGCACGCATGCGACGGTGCAGCTCGTCCACGCCCGAGCCATGCCGCTGCGGGTCCCGGCGCCGGAGTCCCCCTTCGCCGCTCACACCGCCGAGTCGGACGAGATCCTGGGCACGGCGACCGAACGCGTCCGCACTCTCGCTCCGGGCCTGACCGTGACCACGGCCAGCGCCTACGGCAACGCCGCGGCCCTGCTCAGCGACGTCTCTCGGGGCGCGACGTGTCTCGTGGTCGGTGCGCGTGAGCAGAGCGCACTGGGCAGCGCCCTCCTGGGCTCGACCTCGCTCGACGTCGCGGCCCATGCCCCCTGCCCCGTGGTCGTGGTGCGGGCCCTCCCCGAGCAGCTGCCCGACCGCCCGGGCGTCGTCGTCGGCTCCGACGGGTCCGAGCTCTCGGAGGCCGCCATCGCCGCGGGCTTCGAGCAGGCCGACCGTCTCGGTCTACCGCTGACCGTGGTCCACGCGTGGTACCTCGACTACGCCGGAACCGGGCTGGCCGCGCTCGAGACGAGCGACGTCCGGCTCCAGGTCACCCAGGAGGAGCAGGCCCTGGCGGCCGAGGCGTTGGCCGGCTGGTCGGAGAAGTACCCCGACGTCCAGGTCCGCCAGCGCGTCGTGCACGGTCACCCGGTCGAGGCGCTGGTCCAGCACTCGCGAGGCGCCGAGCTCGTGGTGGTCGGCAGTCGCGGTCGCGGTGGTTTCACCGGGCTGCTGCTGGGCTCGGTGAGCCATGGTGTGCTCCACCACGCGCACTGCCCCGTGATGGTGGTGCGGCCCGGCGGGGGTGTGTGA
- a CDS encoding LLM class flavin-dependent oxidoreductase, translating into MQFGIFTVGDVTTDPTTGTTVSENERIKQTVALAQLAEQVGLDVFATGEHHNPPFAAPANPTVLLAHVAARIERLVLSTSTTLITTNDPVRLAEDYAYLQHLADGRIDLMMGRGNTGPVYPWFGKDIRDGIPLAVENYALLRRLWTEENVTWEGKYRSPLQSFTSTPRPLDGIAPFVWHGSIRSPEIAEQAAYYGDGFFHNNIFWPMSHTKQMVSLYRRRFAHYGHGSADQAIVGLGGQVFMRANSQDAVREFRPYFDNAPVYGHGPSMEDFTRETPLTVGSPQQVIERYAAMADSVGDYQRQLFLIDHAGLPHKTAMEQVELLGTQVVPELRKIAAARKPAHVPDAPTHASRLAAAVSATHEDADLEVTR; encoded by the coding sequence ATGCAGTTCGGGATCTTCACCGTCGGCGACGTCACCACCGACCCGACCACCGGCACGACCGTGAGCGAGAACGAGCGGATCAAGCAGACCGTTGCCCTCGCCCAGCTCGCCGAGCAGGTCGGCCTCGACGTCTTCGCGACCGGTGAGCACCACAACCCGCCGTTCGCGGCGCCGGCCAACCCGACGGTCCTGCTGGCCCACGTCGCGGCCAGGATCGAGCGACTGGTCCTGTCCACCTCGACGACGCTGATCACCACCAACGACCCGGTCCGCCTCGCCGAGGACTACGCCTACCTGCAGCACCTCGCCGACGGTCGCATCGACCTGATGATGGGGCGCGGCAACACCGGTCCGGTGTACCCGTGGTTCGGCAAGGACATCCGCGACGGCATCCCGCTCGCGGTCGAGAACTACGCGCTGCTGCGGCGGCTCTGGACCGAGGAGAACGTCACCTGGGAAGGCAAGTACCGCAGCCCGCTGCAGTCCTTCACCTCGACGCCTCGGCCCCTCGACGGCATCGCACCGTTCGTCTGGCACGGCTCGATCCGCAGCCCCGAGATCGCGGAACAGGCCGCCTACTACGGTGACGGCTTCTTCCACAACAACATCTTCTGGCCGATGAGCCACACCAAGCAGATGGTGTCACTCTACCGCCGGCGGTTCGCCCACTACGGCCACGGCAGCGCCGACCAGGCCATCGTCGGCCTCGGCGGGCAGGTGTTCATGCGGGCCAACAGCCAGGACGCGGTGCGCGAGTTCCGCCCCTACTTCGACAACGCGCCCGTCTACGGTCACGGCCCGTCGATGGAGGACTTCACCCGCGAGACGCCACTCACCGTCGGCTCGCCCCAGCAGGTGATCGAGCGGTATGCCGCGATGGCCGACTCCGTCGGCGACTACCAGCGCCAGCTGTTCCTCATCGACCACGCCGGTCTCCCCCACAAGACCGCGATGGAGCAGGTCGAGCTGCTCGGCACCCAGGTGGTGCCCGAGCTCCGCAAGATCGCCGCGGCCCGCAAGCCAGCCCACGTGCCCGACGCCCCGACGCACGCCAGCCGGCTCGCCGCAGCGGTGTCCGCCACGCACGAGGACGCCGACCTGGAGGTCACCCGATGA
- a CDS encoding SRPBCC family protein — MNPDELVYRRVFRAPRELVWRCLTEPAELAQFWGPSGMTTPVEGIVVELHPGGRFETLMQGEHASHRMVATFTEVVRPERLAWVEPVSGVETTSTLHDRGDGTTEVVIHQRNVPEAMRAPEARAGFLTSLDKLEQHLVHLTLGDRS; from the coding sequence GTGAACCCCGACGAGCTGGTCTACCGGAGGGTCTTCCGCGCGCCGCGCGAGCTGGTCTGGCGCTGCCTCACCGAGCCCGCCGAGCTGGCGCAGTTCTGGGGTCCCAGCGGCATGACGACACCGGTCGAGGGCATCGTCGTCGAGCTCCACCCGGGCGGGCGCTTCGAGACCCTGATGCAGGGTGAGCACGCCAGCCACCGGATGGTGGCCACCTTCACCGAGGTCGTGCGCCCCGAACGGCTCGCGTGGGTCGAGCCGGTCAGTGGGGTGGAGACCACCAGCACCCTGCACGACCGGGGCGACGGCACCACCGAGGTCGTCATCCACCAGCGCAACGTGCCCGAGGCGATGCGTGCCCCCGAGGCCCGTGCCGGCTTCCTGACCTCACTCGACAAGCTCGAGCAGCACCTCGTCCACCTCACGCTGGGAGACCGATCATGA
- a CDS encoding aminotransferase class IV, protein MSNEPRVWVNGRLTEVDEPSITALDHGVTVGDGAFETAKVDRGQVFAATRHARRLDRTLAGLGLPAADHDYIAQGAKAVLEAGEPIEFGRLRYSVTGGAGPLGSDRDDSPLTYIVTAGAQPRPPASAAVAVVPWTRNERSAVAGLKTTSYAENVVALAYAKERGAIEAVFANTRGELCECTGSNIFVVVDGTILTPPLDSGCLAGITREVTIEWCLEDGLAVREEALPLDVLRTADEVFITSSTKDVLAIHGVDDRRLEPGPVTARAAAVFARLAVERMDP, encoded by the coding sequence ATGAGCAACGAGCCGCGGGTGTGGGTCAACGGTCGACTGACCGAGGTCGACGAGCCGTCGATCACGGCGCTGGACCACGGGGTGACCGTGGGTGACGGGGCGTTCGAGACGGCCAAGGTCGACCGTGGCCAGGTGTTCGCGGCGACGCGGCACGCGCGGCGGCTCGACCGCACGCTGGCTGGGTTGGGGCTCCCGGCGGCCGACCACGACTACATCGCCCAGGGAGCCAAGGCGGTGCTCGAGGCGGGGGAGCCGATCGAGTTCGGCCGACTGCGCTACTCGGTGACCGGTGGGGCCGGGCCGCTCGGCTCCGACCGCGACGACAGCCCACTCACCTACATCGTCACCGCCGGCGCCCAGCCACGCCCGCCCGCGAGTGCCGCGGTCGCGGTGGTGCCGTGGACGCGCAACGAGCGGTCCGCCGTGGCCGGCCTCAAGACCACGTCGTATGCCGAGAACGTGGTCGCGCTCGCGTACGCGAAGGAGCGTGGGGCGATCGAGGCGGTCTTCGCGAACACTCGCGGCGAGCTGTGCGAGTGCACCGGCTCCAACATCTTCGTCGTGGTGGACGGGACGATCCTGACCCCGCCGCTGGACTCCGGCTGTCTGGCCGGGATCACCCGCGAGGTGACCATCGAGTGGTGCCTCGAGGACGGACTGGCCGTCCGCGAGGAGGCGCTGCCGCTGGACGTGCTCCGGACGGCTGACGAGGTGTTCATCACCAGCAGCACCAAGGACGTGCTGGCCATCCATGGCGTCGACGACCGGCGGCTCGAGCCCGGGCCGGTGACGGCTCGGGCCGCGGCGGTGTTCGCCCGGCTCGCCGTGGAACGGATGGACCCGTGA
- a CDS encoding SDR family NAD(P)-dependent oxidoreductase: protein MNALDRFSLADRVAVVTGGTRGLGAGFARALGDAGAAVVLVGRDATAADEVLGSLRDNDIRADFVEADVTAPADVQRMLDSTLALHGRVDILVNNAGACVHAPALDVTPEDWRAVMAVNVDAVWTCSQTFGRHFVAQGRGSIVNIGSMSGLIVNRPQWQPAYNASKAAVHHLTRSLAAEWAPHGVRVNALAPGYIKTDMSPVDDPKFRQHWIDDAPMQRYGTVEELAPAVVFLASDASSFVTGSVLVADGGYTAF, encoded by the coding sequence GTGAACGCTCTCGACCGCTTCTCCCTGGCAGATCGCGTCGCCGTCGTCACGGGTGGGACCCGCGGGTTGGGGGCCGGCTTCGCTCGCGCCCTGGGCGATGCCGGAGCTGCGGTGGTGCTCGTCGGGCGTGACGCGACAGCCGCCGACGAGGTCCTCGGCTCGTTGCGCGACAACGACATCCGCGCCGACTTCGTCGAGGCTGACGTCACCGCGCCGGCCGACGTGCAGCGGATGCTCGACTCCACCCTTGCCCTGCACGGCCGGGTCGACATCCTGGTCAACAATGCCGGCGCCTGCGTGCACGCCCCCGCCCTCGACGTCACCCCCGAGGACTGGCGCGCCGTGATGGCCGTGAACGTCGACGCGGTGTGGACCTGCTCCCAGACCTTCGGTCGCCACTTCGTCGCGCAGGGTCGCGGCTCCATCGTCAACATCGGCTCCATGTCCGGGCTCATCGTCAACCGCCCCCAGTGGCAGCCGGCCTACAACGCCTCGAAGGCCGCCGTGCACCACCTGACCCGCAGCCTCGCCGCGGAGTGGGCCCCGCACGGGGTGCGTGTGAACGCGCTCGCTCCCGGCTACATCAAGACCGACATGTCACCGGTCGACGACCCGAAATTCCGGCAGCACTGGATCGACGACGCTCCCATGCAGCGCTACGGCACCGTCGAGGAGCTCGCCCCTGCCGTCGTGTTCCTGGCCAGCGACGCCTCGTCGTTCGTCACCGGCTCGGTGCTCGTCGCGGACGGCGGCTACACCGCCTTCTAG
- a CDS encoding response regulator: MSIKVFLLDDHEVVRRGLRELLEVEDDLEVVGESGSAAEASRRIPALRPDVMVLDARLPDGSGIDVCRDVRSVDPDIRGIILTSYDDEKALTAAVTAGAAGYVLKDVRGADLVTSIRRVAAGESLLQPEVVARLRTAWGHEQPTDPRLAELTPQERRVLDCIAQGMTNRQIGEALSLAEKTVKNYVTSVLAKLGMERRTQAAVYVAGQAGQGGTTQR, from the coding sequence ATGAGCATCAAGGTGTTCCTGCTGGACGACCACGAGGTGGTCCGGCGTGGCCTGCGCGAGCTCCTCGAGGTCGAGGACGACCTCGAGGTCGTGGGGGAGTCGGGGTCGGCGGCCGAGGCCAGCCGGCGGATCCCGGCCCTTCGTCCTGACGTCATGGTCCTCGACGCCCGGCTGCCCGACGGCTCCGGCATCGACGTGTGTCGCGACGTGCGATCGGTGGACCCGGACATCCGGGGGATCATCCTCACCTCCTACGACGACGAGAAGGCGCTCACCGCCGCCGTCACCGCCGGTGCTGCCGGGTACGTGCTCAAGGACGTCCGTGGGGCGGACCTGGTGACCTCGATCCGTCGCGTGGCTGCGGGGGAGTCACTCCTCCAGCCTGAGGTGGTGGCGAGGTTGCGAACGGCGTGGGGCCACGAGCAGCCCACCGACCCGCGACTCGCCGAGCTGACGCCTCAAGAGCGGCGCGTGCTCGACTGCATCGCCCAGGGGATGACCAACCGCCAGATCGGCGAGGCACTGTCGTTGGCGGAGAAGACCGTGAAGAACTACGTGACGTCGGTGCTGGCGAAGCTTGGCATGGAGCGCCGCACCCAGGCTGCGGTCTACGTCGCAGGCCAAGCCGGTCAAGGTGGCACGACGCAGCGTTGA
- a CDS encoding CapA family protein, with amino-acid sequence MRPLTPAVAAAAVVPALVLALAGCQDAAPSASPTTSGVGPTSTTTGAPTTTGPSTTGPSTTTTTATSAPSDPDTLTMAFAGDVHFEDYVAPLARDPHGLDELQTSLGVADLAMVNLETAITQRGTKIGKEFHFRAPASALVTIKNAGIDAVSMANNHGVDYGPVGLQDTLAAKKTSPIPIVGIGKDEDEAFAPAILEAKGLEVAVFGASEVFEMTLARYSAGPGKGGIASASPITRLRNAVSKAAAKYDVVVVFLHWGLDYQKCADPLSVQTAQALEQAGADIIVGGHSHRVNGGGWLGRSYVDYGFGNFVWWRSHEPDSRSGVLTVSVDVKAAKGTRRSTRSVVRKGVWTPMLVGADGIPREPGAADSARLLALWKQAATCSGLAAKPE; translated from the coding sequence ATGCGCCCTCTCACCCCTGCTGTGGCTGCTGCTGCGGTGGTCCCGGCACTGGTGCTGGCGCTGGCCGGCTGCCAGGACGCCGCACCCTCCGCGTCGCCCACCACGAGCGGGGTCGGCCCGACGTCGACCACGACCGGAGCCCCGACGACGACCGGCCCGTCGACAACCGGCCCGTCGACGACCACCACCACCGCGACCTCCGCGCCATCGGACCCCGACACCCTGACCATGGCGTTCGCCGGTGACGTCCACTTCGAGGACTACGTCGCCCCGCTGGCGCGGGACCCGCACGGGCTCGACGAGCTGCAGACCTCGCTGGGTGTCGCTGACCTGGCGATGGTCAACCTCGAGACGGCGATCACCCAGCGCGGCACCAAGATCGGCAAGGAGTTCCACTTCCGCGCCCCCGCCTCGGCCCTCGTGACCATCAAGAACGCCGGCATCGACGCGGTCAGCATGGCGAACAACCACGGGGTCGACTACGGGCCGGTCGGGTTGCAGGACACCCTCGCCGCGAAGAAGACCAGCCCGATCCCGATCGTGGGCATCGGCAAGGACGAGGACGAGGCCTTCGCCCCAGCGATCCTCGAGGCCAAGGGGCTGGAGGTTGCCGTGTTCGGGGCGTCCGAGGTCTTCGAGATGACGTTGGCCCGCTACTCGGCCGGCCCCGGCAAGGGCGGGATCGCCAGCGCCTCCCCCATCACCCGGCTGCGCAACGCCGTGAGCAAGGCTGCCGCCAAGTACGACGTCGTCGTCGTCTTCCTGCACTGGGGACTCGACTACCAGAAGTGCGCCGACCCCCTCTCGGTGCAGACGGCGCAGGCCCTCGAGCAGGCCGGGGCGGACATCATCGTCGGCGGCCACTCCCACCGGGTGAACGGCGGTGGCTGGCTGGGCCGCTCCTACGTCGACTACGGGTTCGGCAACTTCGTCTGGTGGCGCAGCCACGAGCCCGACTCACGCTCCGGCGTCCTCACCGTCTCGGTCGACGTGAAGGCAGCGAAGGGCACCAGGCGCAGTACCCGCAGCGTGGTGCGCAAGGGGGTCTGGACGCCGATGCTGGTCGGCGCCGACGGCATACCCAGGGAGCCGGGAGCTGCCGACAGCGCACGGCTCCTGGCGCTGTGGAAGCAGGCCGCGACGTGCTCGGGCCTGGCGGCCAAGCCCGAGTGA
- a CDS encoding Flp family type IVb pilin yields the protein MTKYIVKFQAALNERGATAVEYGLMVALIAIIIIVAVAALGTNLSGIFDRTANSV from the coding sequence ATGACCAAGTACATCGTCAAGTTCCAGGCGGCCCTCAACGAGCGCGGCGCCACCGCCGTGGAGTACGGCCTGATGGTCGCCCTCATCGCCATCATCATCATCGTCGCCGTGGCCGCCCTCGGCACGAACCTCTCCGGCATCTTCGACAGGACTGCCAACAGCGTCTGA
- a CDS encoding TIGR02611 family protein yields MSERPGVPSDQDQDDQHDQDDQRSGRVASDELMKDEDWEWRRRIRSNPAIYPIYRVVVIVLGLAIAIVGLALVPLPGPGWLIVFAGIAILGSEFEPAQRLLDWAKARLHDWTQWLAPKPLWFKGLVGLVTLALVLAIFYGLFLVSGVPGFFPDAVEDRIKQLPGL; encoded by the coding sequence GTGAGCGAGCGACCCGGCGTGCCCTCCGACCAGGACCAGGACGACCAGCACGACCAGGACGACCAGCGCAGCGGTCGGGTGGCGTCGGACGAGCTGATGAAGGACGAGGACTGGGAGTGGCGGCGGCGGATCCGCTCCAACCCGGCCATCTACCCGATCTACCGGGTGGTGGTGATCGTCCTCGGGTTGGCCATCGCGATCGTGGGGCTGGCCCTGGTGCCGCTGCCGGGTCCGGGCTGGCTGATCGTCTTTGCGGGGATCGCGATCCTGGGGTCGGAGTTCGAGCCGGCCCAGCGCCTGCTCGACTGGGCCAAGGCCCGGCTCCACGACTGGACCCAGTGGCTGGCGCCGAAGCCGCTGTGGTTCAAGGGCCTGGTCGGACTCGTGACGCTGGCCCTCGTGCTGGCCATCTTCTACGGGCTGTTCCTGGTGTCGGGTGTGCCTGGCTTCTTCCCCGATGCCGTCGAGGACCGGATCAAGCAGCTGCCGGGTCTCTGA
- a CDS encoding pyridoxamine 5'-phosphate oxidase family protein: MAGDIRPTDHTGLRVLDLDECLARLVEVPVGRFAFQLDGELTVLPVVHTLDGIDVCFRTTGDSKIQAAVDHDRVAFEVDQFDARTRTGWSVLVQGTATVVDDDEDVRRLDRVARVPWVPPHEAASTWVRVRTQSITGRALV; this comes from the coding sequence ATGGCCGGCGACATCCGCCCCACCGACCACACCGGTCTGCGGGTCCTCGACCTCGACGAGTGCCTGGCGAGGCTCGTCGAGGTGCCAGTCGGGCGGTTCGCGTTCCAGCTCGATGGCGAGCTGACCGTGCTCCCGGTGGTGCACACCCTCGACGGCATCGACGTGTGCTTCCGGACGACGGGTGACTCGAAGATCCAGGCAGCGGTCGACCACGACCGGGTGGCCTTCGAGGTGGATCAGTTCGACGCCAGGACCCGCACGGGCTGGAGCGTGCTGGTCCAGGGCACGGCCACCGTCGTCGACGACGACGAGGACGTCCGCCGGCTCGACCGGGTCGCCAGGGTGCCGTGGGTGCCGCCGCACGAGGCGGCGAGCACCTGGGTGCGGGTCCGGACGCAGAGCATCACCGGCCGAGCGCTCGTCTGA